The Saccopteryx leptura isolate mSacLep1 chromosome 2, mSacLep1_pri_phased_curated, whole genome shotgun sequence genome has a window encoding:
- the MBD6 gene encoding methyl-CpG-binding domain protein 6 isoform X4, with translation MNGGNESSGADRAGGPVATSVPIGWQRCVREGTVLYISPSGTELSSLEQTRSYLLSDGTCKCGLECPLNVPKVFNFDPLAPVTPGGAGVGPASEEDMTKLCNHRRKAVAMATLYRSMETTCSHSSPGGASPQMFHTVSPGPPIVRPPCRVPPITPLNGGPGSLPPDPPQVPQAFPPLASPGGLFPPPRLPDPVPSGGSSSSCFLPRGNAPSPAPPPPPAISLNAPSYNWGAALRSSLVPPNLGSLPAPHASSSPPSDPPLFHCSDALTPPPLPPSNNLPGPPGPATQPPVSSATMHLPLVLGRLGGAPTVEGPGAPPFLASSLLSAAAKAQCPPFPPPSTLQGQRPCAQTPSAPHSSSRRLTQHRPRRPPTVLRLLEGGVPQAPRRSRPCAPAPVRQPFSLPEPSQPILPSVLSLLGLPTPGPSHSDGSFNLLGSDAHLPPPPTLSSGSPPESRHPILPSLPGTSSGSLSSVPGAPAPPAASKAPLVPSPILQSPSEGLGMGVGSTCPLPPLAGGEAFPFPSPEQGLALSGAGFSGMLGALPLPLSLGQPPPSPLLSHSLFGMLAGGAGQPPPEPLVPPPGGPGPPLAPGEPEGPSLLVASLLPPPPSDLLPPPSAPPSNLLASLLPLLALGPAAGGGEGASGGAGGPSGETFSGLGDLPPLLFPPLSAPPTFIALNSALLAASLDPPSGSPPQPCVLSAPQPGPPTSSVTTATTDLGASSLGKAPSNSGRPPQLLSPLLSASLLGDLSSLTSSPGTLPSLLQPPGSLLSGQLGLQLLPGGGAHPPLSEASSPLACLLQSLQIPPEQPEAPSLPPKSPTSALEPEPARPPLSALAPPHSSPDPPVPELLTGRGSGKRGRRGGGGLRGINGEARPGRGRKPGSRREPARLALKWGARGGFNGQMERSPKRTHHWQHNGELAEGGAEPNDPSLPGPHSEDLKVPPGVVRKSRRGRRRKYNPTRNSSSSRQDVTLDPSPTTRAVVSLPPRARPGRPAKNKRRKLAP, from the exons ATGAATGGGGGCAATGAGAGCAGTGGAGCAGACAGAGCTGGGGGCCCTGTGGCCACATCTGTCCCCATCGGTTGGCAGCGCTGTGTTCGAGAAGGCACTGTGCTCTATATCAG CCCAAGTGGCACAGAGCTGTCTTCCTTGGAGCAAACCCGGAGCTACCTCCTCAGCGATGGGACCTGCAAGTGCGGTCTGGAGTGTCCACTCAATGTCCCCAAG GTTTTCAACTTTGACCCTTTGGCCCCGGTGACcccaggtggggctggggtggggccagCATCAGAGGAGGACATGACCAAGCTGTGCAACCACCGCAGGAAAGCCGTTGCCATGGCAACCCTGTACCGCAGCATGGAGACCACCTGCTCACATTCTTCTCCTG GAGGAGCAAGCCCCCAAATGTTCCACACTGTGTCCCCAGGGCCACCCATTGTCCGGCCCCCATGTCGAGTTCCTCCCATAACTCCACTTAATGGGGGTCCTGGCTCCCTTCCCCCAGACCCACCTCAAGTTCCACAGGCCTTTCCCCCTTTAGCAAGCCCTGGGGGACTCTTCCCACCGCCAAGGCTTCCTGACCCAGTCCCCTCTGGAGGTAGCAGCAGCTCCTGTTTCCTCCCAAGGGGCAATGCCCCCTCTCcagctccacctcctccacctgccATTAGCCTCAATGCCCCCTCATACAACTGGGGAGCTGCTCTCCGATCCAGCCTGGTGCCCCCCAATCTGGGCTCTCTTCCAGCCCCCCATGCCTCCTCCTCACCACCTTCAGATCCTCCTCTCTTCCACTGTAGTGATGCCTTAACGCCCCCTCCTTTGCCCCCAAGCAATAATCTCCCTGGCCCCCCTGGTCCTGCCACTCAGCCACCAGTGTCTTCAGCCACTATGCACCTGCCCCTGGTCCTGGGACGACTGGGAGGGGCCCCCACAGTAGAAGGGCCTGGGGCACCCCCTTTTCTTGCTAGCAGCCTACTCTCTGCAGCGGCCAAGGCACAGTGTCCCCCGTTCCCTCCTCCCAGCACTTTACAGGGCCAAAGGCCCTGTGCCCAGACGCCCTCAGCTCCCCACTCATCATCACGCCGTCTCACTCAGCACCGTCCTCGCAGACCCCCAACTGTATTGCGGTTGTTAGAAGGGGGAGTCCCTCAAGCCCCTAGACGGAGCCGTCCTTGTGCCCCTGCTCCTGTCCGCCAACCCTTTTCTCTCCCTGAGCCATCCCAACCAATTCTCCCTTCTGTGCTGTCCCTTCTGGGACTCCCCACCCCTGGGCCTTCCCACTCTGATGGAAGCTTTAACCTTTTGGGGTCAGATGCacaccttcctcctcccccaaccctctcctcaGGGAGCCCTCCCGAATCCAGGCACCCCATcctgccctccctgcctgggACCTCCAGTGGTAGCCTCAGCAGTGTGCCAG GTGCCCCTGCCCCACCAGCTGCCTCCAAAGCCCCCCTAGTCCCCAGTCCTATACTTCAAAGCCCATCTGAAGGGCTTGGGATGGGGGTGGGCTCCACCTGCCCTCTGCCTCCTCTGGCTGGTGGGGAGGCTTTCCCTTTCCCTAGCCCTGAGCAGGGCCTGGCACTGAGTGGAGCCGGCTTCTCGGGGATGCTAGGGGCCTTGCCTCTCCCTCTGAGTCTGGGGCAGCCTCCACCTTCTCCATTGCTCAGCCATAGTTTATTTGGCATGCTGGCTGGGGGAGCGGGACAACCTCCCCCTGAACCCCTGGTACCCCCACCTGGGGGACCTGGCCCTCCTCTAGCCCCAGGCGAGCCAGAAGGGCCTTCGCTTTTGGTGGCTTCCTTGCTTCCACCACCCCCTTCAGaccttctcccacccccttctGCACCTCCTAGCAACCTCCTTGCCTCATTATTGCCTCTGTTGGCCCTGGGCCCcgcagctgggggtggggagggggcttcaGGGGGAGCTGGAGGTCCAAGTGGAGAGACATTTTCAGGTTTGGGAGACCTGCCCCCGCTACTGTTTCCCCCACTTTCAGCCCCCCCTACCTTCATAGCTTTAAATTCTGCGCTGCTGGCTGCCAGCTTGGATCCCCCCTCGGGCTCGCCCCCTCAG CCCTGTGTCCTGAGTGCCCCCCAACCTGGACCACCTACCTCCAGTGTCACCACAGCAACTACTGACCTGGGAGCCTCCTCTCTGGGCAAGGCCCCCTCCAACTCAGGGAGACCCCCCCAACTCCTTAGCCCTCTGCTGAGCGCCAGCCTGCTGG GTGACTTGTCTTCGCTGACCAGCAGCCCTGGAACCCTCCCCAGCCTGTTGCAGCCTCCTGGTTCTCTTCTCTCTGGCCAGTTGGGGTTGCAGCTCCTCCCTGGAGGGGGAGCTCACCCACCCCTCTCAGAGGCTTCTAGTCCCCTAGCCTGCCTGCTACAGAGTCTCCAG ATTCCTCCAGAGCAGCCAgaagcccccagtctgcccccCAAGAGCCCCACCTCAGCCCTGGAACCGGAGCCTGCTCGGCCTCCCCTCAGTGCCTTAGCCCCACCCCACAGTTCTCCCGACCCCCCAGTCCCTGAGCTGCTCACTGGCAGGGGGTCAGGGAAACGGGgccggaggggaggagggggacttAGGGGCATTAATGGTGAGGCCAGGCCAGGCCGGGGTCGAAAGCCTGGCAGCCGGCGGGAGCCTGCCCGACTAGCCCTTAAGTGGGGGGCACGTGGTGGCTTCAATGGACAAATGGAAAGGTCCCCAAAACGGACCCACCACTGGCAGCATAATGGGGAGCTGGCTGAAGGCGGTGCTGAGCCCAATGATCCATCCCTTCCTGGGCCCCATTCTGAAGACCTTAAG GTGCCCCCAGGGGTAGTCAGAAAGTCTCGCCGTGGCCGGAGGAGAAAATACAA CCCCACCCGGAACAGCAGCAGCTCCCGCCAGGATGTTACCCTGGACCCCAGCCCCACAACCCGA GcagttgtctctctgcctccccgggCCCGCCCTGGCCGTCCTGCCAAAAACAAGAGGAGGAAACTGGCCCCGTAG